One window from the genome of Rhodopirellula halodulae encodes:
- a CDS encoding diacylglycerol kinase encodes MPSKPGTWLFKFQCAWRGIWFAVGDQNSFWVHLPIACCVVGLAGWLRLGPLQWATLLLAIGMVLTAELLNTSLELIVSVVHPQRHPRIGQALDIAAGAVLVMSLAAAAVGCIVLMPPLCDRLFGG; translated from the coding sequence ATGCCCAGCAAACCTGGCACGTGGCTCTTTAAGTTCCAGTGTGCTTGGCGAGGCATTTGGTTCGCCGTTGGTGATCAGAACAGTTTTTGGGTGCACTTGCCGATCGCGTGTTGTGTTGTCGGCTTGGCCGGATGGTTGCGTCTGGGCCCGCTGCAGTGGGCGACGCTGTTGCTGGCGATTGGGATGGTATTGACCGCCGAGTTGCTCAACACGTCGTTGGAGCTGATCGTGTCGGTGGTGCATCCACAACGACATCCGCGAATTGGTCAAGCGTTGGACATCGCCGCGGGAGCGGTCTTGGTGATGAGTCTCGCTGCTGCAGCCGTGGGATGCATCGTTCTGATGCCACCGCTATGCGATCGCCTCTTTGGTGGCTGA